A part of Acropora palmata chromosome 8, jaAcrPala1.3, whole genome shotgun sequence genomic DNA contains:
- the LOC141890295 gene encoding uncharacterized protein LOC141890295 translates to MSTTLEHEYHSIIQYRDRVYVFSSQALEENQSHVVEYYVPATNSWGTIQTNFEHGGAQVTGLLVLDDNRGLWILAKYGDNDYIGEYNPNKNIWVGSFRELWRWGACFVSDGHCIFTIGGILFSSESETVTADVDKVFPGDKTENGGVEFKEVAPLNEARYDAFGAAMNGKIYVAGGKQEFSSKNSDLASCEVYDPSADEWQVMPSLNVPRYSGSMVCFKGALYVVGGRRSVSEYGELSVEMFDSGVNEWHKKSSIPTGDENEAEFDNRNIHYNYKACLATVKLG, encoded by the coding sequence ATGAGCACAACCTTGGAACATGAATATCATTCTATCATTCAGTACAGAGACAGAGTGTATGTATTTAGTTCACAAGCGCTTGAGGAGAACCAATCACATGTGGTAGAATACTACGTGCCAGCCACCAATTCCTGGGGAACAAttcaaacaaattttgaaCATGGCGGGGCTCAGGTTACTGGTTTGTTGGTATTGGATGATAACAGGGGCTTGTGGATCTTAGCTAAGTATGGAGACAATGACTACATTGGTGAATACAACCCCAACAAGAATATTTGGGTAGGTTCATTCAGAGAACTCTGGCGATGGGGAGCCTGTTTTGTGTCTGATGGTCATTGCATTTTCACAATAGGTGGCATTCTTTTTTCATCAGAAAGCGAGACAGTAACAGCTGATGTGGATAAAGTTTTTCCAGGagataaaactgaaaatggcGGAGTGGAATTCAAAGAGGTTGCTCCTCTGAATGAGGCGAGGTATGATGCTTTTGGAGCAGCCATGAATGGCAAGATCTATGTGGCAGGTGGTAAGCAAGAGTTTTCGAGTAAAAACTCAGATCTCGCATCATGTGAGGTTTACGACCCATCAGCTGACGAGTGGCAAGTGATGCCCAGTCTCAATGTACCAAGGTATTCTGGAAGCATGGTGTGTTTCAAAGGAGCTTTGTATGTTGTTGGTGGAAGGAGAAGTGTGTCTGAATATGGAGAATTATCAGtggaaatgtttgattctggTGTTAATGAGTGGCACAAGAAATCTTCAATACCCACTGGCGATGAAAATGAAGCGGAATTTGACAACAGAAATATTCACTACAATTATAAGGCTTGTCTTGCAACAGTTAAATTAGGGTGA
- the LOC141889767 gene encoding integrase/recombinase xerD homolog, with protein MVPGLIDLQLDAKAPSTVLKYKSGWLRWRERALSKFGVPVIPAKPLHIALFISKLARRSSENNVGISSIESAVYAIKWGHAVAGIEACPVSHPLVKLALGGAKRRLARPVQPKEPPSVSTVRAIATDFASSASLSDLRFLFILLVGFAGCFRIDEIRNIALRDVSMHSDHMSVYVPQRKNDQYREGHTAFLARTGKVTCPVAVIERLIKLLPQSSSAFPLVRRIVKVRSKEYFHSSLGVSVSTLREEFKKHIKPFVSDISKYGTHSIKSGAASNPACRKIAGDLLDIHAGWRCESTKHRYIKHGLSECLAVF; from the coding sequence ATGGTTCCAGGCCTTATTGATCTGCAATTAGATGCCAAGGCCCCGTCCACGGTGCTAAAGTACAAGTCTGGTTGGTTACGGTGGCGCGAGCGGGCTCTGTCCAAGTTTGGTGTTCCCGTTATTCCGGCAAAACCTTTGCATATCGCATTGTTTATCTCAAAGCTAGCTAGGCGTTCTTCCGAGAATAACGTCGGTATATCTTCTATAGAATCTGCGGTTTATGCTATTAAGTGGGGCCACGCAGTGGCCGGTATCGAGGCTTGTCCTGTTAGCCATCCTTTAGTAAAGCTTGCTTTAGGAGGCGCCAAAAGAAGGCTTGCCCGACCTGTTCAGCCTAAGGAGCCGCCGTCGGTTAGCACCGTACGGGCGATTGCTACGGATTTTGCCTCAAGCGCTTCGCTTTCCGATCttcgttttttatttatccttTTAGTTGGTTTTGCAGGCTGTTTTCGCATTGACGAGATTAGGAATATAGCACTTCGTGATGTCTCTATGCATAGTGATCATATGTCTGTTTATGTACCTCAGCGCAAAAACGACCAGTATCGGGAAGGCCACACTGCTTTTCTTGCTAGAACCGGCAAGGTTACTTGTCCTGTAGCTGTGATCGAGCGGTTGATTAAGCTTTTGCCACAGTCTTCCTCTGCGTTCCCGTTAGTTCGCAGAATTGTCAAAGTTAGGTCTAAGGAGTATTTTCATTCTAGTTTGGGTGTTTCTGTTTCCACTTTAAGGGAGGAATTTAAGAAGCATATTAAGCCATTTGTTAGCGATATTTCTAAGTACGGCACACATAGTATAAAATCTGGCGCGGCTTCTAATCCGGCTTGTAGGAAAATAGCTGGTGACCTGTTAGATATCCATGCTGGTTGGAGATGTGAGTCCACTAAGCATAGATATATTAAGCATGGTCTTAGCGAGTGTTTAGCCGTCTTCTAA
- the LOC141889768 gene encoding uncharacterized protein LOC141889768: MGAATAAKIVSLLKSKALEDKFKPASAIVDEVMLDILTEAPCPALPKPVHVARAANRLRQKLRPEHPKDLNVELVEECLPSGFFRADLTVKQRRHLIFARQEQLNTLAHAKSWYVDGTFKLVRHPFKQLLTVNAFVRSGEYAKQLPLVFVLMANKKEKDYKKVLKKIIELLPSKPAIKQVTIDFEKALWAAFRTVLPAISIQGCVFHWTQAVWRKVQELGLQRAYSEDDAVYKYVRKLMALPFLPHRQISRMFLRLEVQAQTEPLKKLVAYIRRQWIESMVFLPKNWSVYKQAIRTNNDIEGWHNALNRRAGGQSGLSMYSLIELLEREARLTAVTIRLVSERKRKRDQRKQHRNLQAKLFDS; this comes from the exons ATGGGGGCAGCAACCGCAGCCAAGATAGTCTCCCTGCTGAAGAGTAAGGCACTGGAGGATAAGTTCAAGCCAGCGTCGGCAATAGTGGATGAG gtcaTGTTAGACATACTGACGGAAGCCCCATGTCCAGCGCTCCCCAAGCCAGTGCATGTGGCAAGAGCTGCCAACCGTCTGAGACAGAAACTCAGACCTGAGCACCCGAAGGACCTGAACGTCGAACTGGTCGAGGAATGTCTCCCTTCCGGTTTCTTCCGAGCCGACTTGACAGTGAAGCAGAGACGGCATCTGATCTTCGCCAGACAAGAGCAGTTGAATACGCTGGCACACGCAAAATCATGGTACGTGGATGGAACGTTCAAGCTTGTTCGTCACCCTTTCAAGCAGCTCCTGACAGTAAATGCTTTCGTCAGATCCGGGGAATATGCAAAGCAACTGCCGCTTGTATTCGTCTTGATGGccaacaagaaagaaaaagactaCAAGAAG GTACTAAAGAAGATCATCGAACTTCTTCCAAGCAAGCCGGCCATTAAACAAGTCACCATAGACTTTGAAAAGGCGCTGTGGGCGGCATTCAGAACGGTCCTGCCAGCTATATCTATCCAGGGCTGCGTTTTCCACTGGACCCAAGCCGTGTGGAGGAAG GTGCAAGAGCTCGGCCTACAGAGAGCGTATTCTGAGGACGATGCGGTATACAAATACGTAAGAAAGTTAATGGCCCTACCGTTCCTACCTCACCGCCAGATCAGCCGTATGTTCCTTCGCCTGGAAGTTCAAGCACAGACAGAGCCCCTAAAGAAGCTCGTCGCTTATATCAGACGACAGTGGATAGAAAGTATGGTGTTCCTTCCGAAGAACTGGAGTGTCTACAAACAGGCGATCAGAACTAACAACGACATCGAGGGGTGGCATAATGCTCTGAATCGTCGTGCGGGTGGGCAGAGCGGTTTATCTATGTATTCTTTGATAGAGCTCCTGGAGAGAGAGGCGAGACTCACAGCCGTCACAATCAGGCTTGTATCGGAAAGAAAACGGAAGCGCGACCAGCGGAAGCAGCATCGCAACCTGCAGGCAAAGCTGTTCGACAGTTGA
- the LOC141889769 gene encoding kelch-like protein 7 produces the protein MIKIEVEEATASVMEEVLAYVYTGNASLTAENCHDLIATADFLLLPGLEAMAEDFLKRHLSVENCVFNYYFAEKYQCCGLKGESCKMINENFRKVMETADFLGLDENQVMYWVSSDDVVVETEEDIFEGIIQWVLHNRGEREENFPKLLRQVRVPSISHEYLVNRLLNEELIKTNLECFNFVMECVKLIFNCTAESSIKPARKCLKGNEDVIFVCGLREALCYLPDENKWHKLMSTTLEHKGHSIIQYRDRVYVFSSQQVEENRSHVVEYYMPSTSYWGTIQKKFDYSSWEQFPGLFVLDDNRGLWILTKYGNNDYIYEYNPSKNIWLGSYRELWRLGACFVSDGHCIFTIGGASPETKTVTTKVNKIFPGDKTENGKVEFEEVASLNEARYDAFGAAMNGKIYVAGGKQELYVDNSDLASCEVYDPSTDEWQVMPSLNVPRYSASMVCFKGALYVVGGMKSVSECGELSVEMFDSGVNEWHMKSTIPTGDKDIHYKACFATVRSGLVGLSERTSSQPEGSNCYLESMDSLCEWYP, from the coding sequence ATGATCAAAATTGAAGTCGAAGAGGCAACTGCCTCTGTGATGGAAGAAGTACTTGCATATGTTTACACGGGAAATGCCTCATTGACCGCAGAAAATTGTCACGATTTGATTGCAACCGccgattttcttcttttaccaGGGTTGGAAGCAATGGCAGAGGATTTCCTGAAGCGGCACCTCTCAGTCGAGAACTGTGTTTTCAACTATTACTTTGCTGAAAAGTACCAGTGTTGTGGACTTAAGGGAGAGTCTTGTAAGATGAtcaatgaaaatttcaggAAGGTCATGGAAACAGCTGATTTTCTGGGTCTAGACGAAAACCAAGTGATGTACTGGGTGTCCAGTGACGACGTTGTTGTTGAAACTGAGGAAGACATTTTTGAGGGAATCATACAGTGGGTCTTGCACAACAGGGGTGAAAGAGAAGAGAATTTTCCCAAACTTTTGCGACAAGTCCGTGTGCCGTCTATATCACATGAATATCTAGTCAATCGATTGCTGAATGAAGAGTTAATAAAAACCAACCTAGagtgttttaattttgtaatgGAATGTGTCAAGTTGATTTTTAACTGCACGGCAGAAAGCAGCATCAAACCAGCAAGAAAGTGCTTGAAGGGGAATGAAGATGTCATATTTGTTTGTGGCTTAAGGGAAGCACTATGTTATCTGcctgatgaaaacaaatggCACAAGCTAATGAGCACAACCTTGGAACATAAAGGTCATTCTATCATCCAGTACAGAGACAGAGTGTATGTATTTAGTTCACAACAGGTTGAGGAGAACCGATCACATGTGGTAGAATACTACATGCCATCCACCAGCTACTGGGGAACaattcaaaaaaagtttgactATAGTAGCTGGGAACAGTTTCCTGGTTTATTCGTATTGGATGATAACAGGGGTTTGTGGATCTTAACTAAGTATGGAAACAATGACTACATTTACGAATACAACCCCAGCAAGAATATTTGGCTGGGTTCATACAGAGAACTCTGGAGATTGGGAGCCTGTTTTGTGTCTGATGGTCATTGCATTTTCACAATAGGTGGCGCTTCACCAGAAACAAAGACAGTAACAACTAAAGTGAACAAAATTTTTCCAGGtgataaaactgaaaatggcAAAGTGGAATTTGAAGAGGTTGCTTCTCTGAATGAGGCCCGGTATGATGCTTTTGGAGCAGCCATGAATGGCAAGATCTATGTGGCAGGTGGTAAGCAAGAGCTTTATGTTGATAACTCAGATCTCGCATCATGTGAGGTTTATGACCCATCAACTGATGAATGGCAAGTGATGCCCAGTCTCAATGTCCCAAGGTATTCTGCAAGCATGGTGTGTTTCAAAGGAGCTTTGTATGTTGTTGGTGGAATGAAAAGTGTGTCTGAGTGTGGAGAATTATCAGtggaaatgtttgattctggTGTTAATGAGTGGCACATGAAATCTACAATACCCACTGGTGATAAAGATATTCACTACAAGGCTTGTTTTGCGACAGTTAGATCAGGGTTAGTAGGGCTATCAGAAAGAACGTCATCTCAACCAGAAGGTAGTAATTGTTATTTAGAAAGTATGGATTCATTGTGTGAATGGTATCCATAG